Sequence from the Scomber scombrus chromosome 1, fScoSco1.1, whole genome shotgun sequence genome:
aattttaaacaatataacttacacagtacgcatatactagttagctttaaaataactgaatagaaaaagagataaatgcactggagcttagttATCCCACATTAGTGAATGTCCCTAATCCACCCTATGTCCCAGACATATCTAAGTAACATATACCACTACCAGCAATGACAATCCAATCAAcctaaaaatggaaaaatataaaaataataataataaacatattcataAAAAATCATACTTAAAGCTAAAAGACACCTCTGATCACTGTAAAAGAATACTATATCTGCAAACAGCAAATGCACCCatgaatttcattttattttggaagGTACATTTTCCGGCTGACTTGAGGAGCTGACCACTACGAGGGAtatggagggaggaggtggaagtgaggaggggagggagagagagagaaagaggcagcaAAAACATGACCCTCCCCCCCTTGTGTTTTATAGCTCCACTACAATGAGGTGACAGaccacatctctctctctctctctctctctctctctctctgtctctctctctctctctctctgtcacacacacacacacacacacacacacacgtttaagTAGCTATCCTTGTTAGGACATTGCATAGCCTTTCATTCATTGTGGACAGCTTAACCCAAACGTTAACCTTTAACCAGTACCTTAAAATATATTCTTCCTCATTAGGACCAGGCTTTAGTCCCTATGAAGACTGCTGGGACAGCTGTGGTGATCCACTTATCAGAAGATCGGTGGTTCAGTCCCCAGCTCCAGCAGtctgcatgtcaaagtgtcctttgGCGTTTCCTTTTGACACTTGCTCCACCAGTGGTGTGTgagtatgactgtgtgtttgtgtttgcgtgtgtgtgtgtgtgtgtgtgtgtgtgtgtgtgtgtgtgtgtgtgtgtgtgtgtgtgtgtgtgtgtgtgtgtgtgtgtgtgtgtgtgtgtgtgtgtgtgtgtgtgtgtgtgtgtgaatgggtgaatgttggcataTATTGTAAAACACTCTGAGTGTTTGGAAGACTAGAGAGGTGCTATGGGAGTGCAGTTATTTACCATTACTGGTCCTGATAAGGTCACTGTTTATACCAGAAAATGAggtaagaaaaatgtgtgcGCACACAAATATACGCGCacatataatatacacacacacacacacacacacacacacacacacacacacacacacacacacagaggcacacaatCTGAATATAACTGGAAAGCACTGATAAGActcattatttattaaccaaTATGAGATTGTTGTTACTATtcagccccacacacacacacacacacacacacacacagacacacacacacacacacacacacacacacacgcacacattcacatgcacacCAATATACACATCTGTTCACTTCCAGTCTTTGCAATATGTATAAGCAATAAAAAGCACATTAACCATTAAGTGCACCTTTTTTTTGCAAATCATTTTGTAATCCATGGGGAAAAAAggtaaggtgtgtgtgtgtgtgtgtgtgtgtgtgtgtgtgtgtgtgtgtgtgtgtgtgtgtgtgtgtgtgtgtgtgtgtgtgtgtgtgtgtgtgtgtgtgtgtgtgtgtgtgtgtgtgtgtgtgtgtgtgtgtgtgtgtgtgtgtgtgtgtccaggtcaGGGGGAAGCACCTGTCGTCACCGAAGACAGCAGAGAATGGTTCTACCTCTTTTGACCGACcctctcatttcctctgtctctgtgtgatgGAGACTGCCGAGAGACATGTCTACATCTTTAGATCCCTATCAACGGATCCTTTTTTGGGGCTATAGAAAGACAGTGTGTCAAAACAGCTCACTGATCTTTGTAGCCTGAGGTCAGTACAGGGGAAGCGGTGCTAAAGTCTACTGAACATCCACAGAGGTTGCTGGTAAAACTTCTGCTAAATATTTGTGCATCAGTACATGTTGTAAATTCTAATGTCTCCCAGCTGGTGTTTTAgatcaacaaacacaaaaaggtttaacattttaaagcgATTCCATGTGGGATAAAGGCAAAACGCAGCAGTAGATCAACAATCATTCTGCTAAACGTAGGAGTTTGACACCATGGAAATCCCCATCCCAGTAATTTAGCATGTTGACACTTTTGCTGACAATTTCAAATGCTACTTTTTACAAACAGAAAGGGCTTCTTTATTACCCAGGTTTTCCCATTCTGTCATAATGAGTAACACCACCTACTGTGTGTGAGTCATTGTGCTTCAGTGAGCACTTTGTATCCAGGTGAGCACTGTGTGAGGGTTCATCACCACCATCAGTCATCGCAACTGTCTTGGCATCAACCAACCAAATACAGGTAAAATCCCCCGCTAACAGACCTTATCCTGaccgattaaaaaaaaaaagtattctttAGTTGGTAAATTGGGAAACAGTAATAGTGAAATTCATAAATCCACATCCACCATCCCAGTCATAAGAGAATTCAAGTCCTACATTTTGGatggaaaataaacataataatgcaggcctataaaaacaatattgacaacaacaagaaagagaaagtagAAATATTGTTTATCTATTGTTAATagataaatgaagaaaacatttaaaaagaaagaaagaaaagggattCTGTCTTTATGCCGTGCTGACCACCTGGCAAATAAGCCACCTGCGTGCCCAGCTTGTAAACTTACTGATGGATAAAACATTatgtgtaacacacacacacacacacacacacacacacacacacacacacacacacacacacacacacacacacacacacacacacattcctgtaGACTGTCACAAGCTACAGGTgggaccataaacacatttgagttTTAGAATCACACAGATGGCATTGAAGTCTTGCTCCAAACACCATCACTTCATCTTCAAGTCAAATGGGTTGGTCAGCTGACTCAGGCATTTCATTTCTATTCCTAattacctttaaaaaacaaaaaaagaaaaaaaaaaggggggggggggggaacaagTTAATGGCACATGGGTGTGAGATTGATTAAGATATGTTAAGAGGgaatttgttttattgaatgtcataataaagagataaaaagaaagGGTGTAAGAGGTGTATGATTTTCAATAGAGATCCAGATTATCATGTGGAAGGAACATTTGTTGACCACCATCCATTTGCAGTTACCAATTCTTATCTGATTTGGTTCAGGTTTTCATGCATGTAATAATAGAGGAGAGGAAATCACTACATGTGCCTTGTTATACTTGTTTTTTATGTGCTACTGCCCTCTGTAGGTAGGAGTAGTGACATACAGCTATGAGACAATATTCGCACTAATGAGCTGCTGTGAAATTAAGGATAACCTGACTTCTAAACAAAAccacaattttaaaaactgaatgtaTAAAGAATACAAGTGCAGTGTCcacttaatctttttttaaagattcataTCCACAATATCTAACAAGTTCATATCTACTGTAGGTTCAGTGGCGACAGAGGAGTTACAGCAGGTATTTTTAGCTTACACTCTGttgctgcttcctgttttttttatgatgtcatTTACATGtatatctgcttttttttctccaacttcCTACGACGCTAATTTGATTTCAACAGGTTTTTTCACTTGTCTATGTCCTGCTGTCACATAAGCAGTGTCTGTCTCTACTCAAACAAGCCTTTTACAAGGACTCAGAAACAAAAGGTAGGAAACTGTTTGATTCTGTTCTGGTCAGAGCCACCTAATTTAACCTGTGAAATATCTAAGTGTACAGAAGTGACTTGTGTAGACATACTTGTTATATAGATATAttaatgtttctctctgtgtgtgggtgtggaaGGCTTGAATATTCTACATATATTATAACAAATGAATCACAactttcatacaaaaaaaagtacttCACAGATGAAAAAGTACACATACAAAGACAGATGCAATGGATAGGAACATTAACAACAAAGTAGAGATGATTTTTTAAACGAGACCAAAATAGTCTTTATGAAAGCGACTCAGTGTTCTTCCTTTAACTGAGGAAAACTTTGAGCTTTTCAATCACTCATTTCTGAAGTGCAATTTTACAAAATTGTTGAGAGGGCTGATGTGATTAGTTTAAGCAAATAGAGCTATGTGTCATCTGCTCAGTAGTGGAAacatattttatgtgtgtgaataATAGAAGCTAATGGCAGCATGTACAGGCAGAAAAGAATGGGGCTCAGGACTGAACCTCAAAccacataaaacatttactcATTCTCAACACAACTCCCCAAGCGAAGCAACGGAAACTAGACTGAATTATTTTCAGAGCTGGAGCCGCGGAAGTCAGACGGCTGAAGATGAACTGATTTCTTAAGAATTTTTGCTTAAAACCAATAAGTTGGAAATTGGTCTAAAGTTATTAATGTTTCTTTGGAGTGCTTTTCTTCAGAAGAGGCCATACCAAAGAAGACTGGAGGGAAAGGTGTTAATGTGTACTACTGTAGTTCAGCTGACAAGCTCTCACAGATGCcttaaaggacgggttcacaaATGTTCAAGTCTTTCTTAACACGAGGTGACAAATGAACACGGAAATAGGTtattcttgctgtaatcattcctcctgttcatactgaccattagaagatccttacataatgcacttacaatgtaagtgatggaggacataATCCACAGTCGTCcttatgtgtaaaaatgtatttaaaagtgaatTTGCAGCTACAGTAATATGAATCTTCAGTCCAAATGAGTCCAATCAAGTATCTCTCAGGAGtcttttttagtgccaaagtccctcacTTTGTTACTTTACTTTCACCACAAcccaacagggaaacactgtccatgTAAACACAAAAGAAGGAAGCCCCATGTAAGATTCAGTTAGACTTTTTAAAGGCATCTTTGCACAAAATGACGGCTACTGCATGGTGTCAAGGGAACATGTAGTAGACTTAAGGGAAGATGATGAACAGATACTTTTTAAAAGATTGATTCAATGCTGGATTCTTCTGAAATATGGATGTAtggaaattgttttttatttccttttccaGAGTATATTATTCCTAACAGCCTCAGCACAAGAGTGGTGGATCTGTTGCACCATCAACATCagcatatgtttaaaaaaaccttcTGTTATATCACTGCAGTGATTGGTGGAAAAGAGCTATGATACAAAGAATACAGGACTGTGCTTTAGAGAGATATACGTCGACTATAATAGCAACAACTTAGCTTACAATGATTCAGTGTGTTTGACCTACGTGACTTAAGATCTGCTGTCTGATCAGATTACATGTCTATTTCTGTTAGTAAAAAATGGACAGCTTTTTGCTCTAAATGAATTCCCTGTATGTCTTGTTGCATTTAACAGGATGAAGTGGTGGTTCCTCTACTGGCTGATCCTGTCTTTGGTGTCTCATATCCTAACTGATGATTCAGGTgattctttttgttttggtttggggtttttttctttctttttttggaattATGccatttgtgtctgtctgtcaaatcaatcaatctttaattTATTACAGACATTGATGATCCCTGGTCTTGTATGAGCGAAGCAGATTCAGATTTGACAGAATCTCAATCCGACAGCACTATCCGGTAAGCATTTTAAAGATGCTACATAtaacaaaacacttttatatCTGTTGGGATATTTGTGATCTGATGAAATTTTAAGCTAATGCATTCTATGTTAAAAGACGGCGcacagatgtacagtatgttcataATTTCTCATCTTTTCCCACAAGAACTGTGGAGAAGCTAGAAGATTGTCTAGAGGAAGCACTGTTGACTGAGACCAAATCCATATGTGTCGGTCGCTTTATGGCCGTCCTGTACAAACCCCAAGGCCCCTTCAAAGGCCTCGAGTTTTATGCCAGTGAGACTGAGGTAAGGATCTATATAAAGCCatccacccaaaaaaaacagatcacattcatctgctgaagtgTTTTGTACTCTATATCTGACTTTAAGATGTGCACCTCCAAGCAGGAttttgacatcacaactagactggagccaatcgtggtccagtatTAAACTTACacaggtgtgatgtggaaacttaaagCCTCCAGTGTACATACATTAAAAGTTGATCCAACTTTTGCACATAGTGTATTTTTAATTCTGGAATTAATGGGGGAGAAGAGATGGATGTaagtttaatcatttttaatgaggtttttAATGAGGTTAGGTGGATTTTTCTAAGCAGGGTTTCTCTGagtgttttaaaacatgtctgaaagGGATCTAATCTAAATTTTAGACTACATTAGAATACAGTcaaattttaaatgacattttgttcTCTCTGGTAGACTATTGTATACTGTAGCTTTTCACAACAAATGTTAACACATTAATTGATATGTGTATGTATCCTGCATGCCTATGAGGAGTCTGGTGTGAATTATAGGCTGGCAGGACAATACATCCTCaattatacctttttttttggagagtgGGGAGCCACCAACAATACTTTTTCACCAATATCTAATGATGAGCAGTATTACACAATCAtatgatattattattcataCTAAATAGTTTTATGTAGAAGGTTGTCAGAGGTCAGTGTCAACTGAAGAACAGTGACTCCACTTTTTATAAGTGAGTGGATTTTCTTCTGCAAGCTGAATCTGTGCAGCCAGGCCTTCTGACTACAACCTTGTTTGCAAATTCAAATTTCTTGCCTGATGTCAGTCAAAATATATGTAACTGTGACTGTGACAAGTATTTATATGCAGTTGTTCTCTTCTTATTTTTGGCTCTGTGTTTCTGATGTAAAGGTCATGTCAGAGAAAGCTGTCGCCAACAGCACACTGAGTGTTCAGCTGCCCAGTGAGTTGGACGTCGGACCAAACAACCCGATTGTGTTCTGTGTGCTTACCTGGCCTGAAAAACAGGGGGTAAGAgactacatttttttatgtattgtatatatattcatatgttTTGCAATTTCAACTTAACCTAAACTACTACTCTCCGTTCTGCATGGTTTGAGTCCAATTAGGATTCATAAaaaattatttagattttttcaaattcaaacattttaaatgccttGACAGATATACTCCTTTTTCACGCTCATATAAAAGTAATATGAGCTTGAAAAAAGATCATTAATAATTAGGAATTTACTTGAAAGCTGCCTGATCTCTTGTGTAAGACTCAGGCTAGtgagtaaaaaaagatgtgaacaTTTCACACAGGCAGAAAAGTTGTCAATTTCTTCAAAAAAAATGGCCACAATAAATTGCAACAAGTAAGGGGAACAAACAAGTTGCTCTTTTGCTTTTCATTGTATTATGCAAAACTTACTGTAAGTTGAATGCAAGTTTAGACAAGTTCTTTTGAAGGAAAATGGGTACGTTAAAGCATGCATTGGACATAGGATAGGTGATGTCTGGCAGTTTAAGAGGAATGAGTCAAAGTTTGAAGTAATACTAACATTTCTCCCAGTAATTGTCTTGGATGAATGTCAAACTAATGaactgaatgtttgttttactgtagcACATATGGGGATCCCCAGGTGTGGTGCATGGGAGCAAACTGGTTGGCCTGAGTGTGGGGACAAAGAACATTTCAGGACTACAGGAGCGTGTCAACATCACCATGAATCTTACCATGGGCGTAAATGTAACTAAAACGTCATTATACGCATCATTTGCCATAAGTTTACCTTCTATAACCTTATGTTTTCATCAACTAATACATAGATTTGTGTCTTTTGCACAATCATGAACATATATCTATAAACTTGATGTAAACTTGGTATATTGCTCCATCACAGGAGACCGAAGAACCCAGTTGTGTGTTCTTTAATTTTACAGAAGAGAGTGAGTAACTAATATCAAATCATATAATGTTCACATTCATGAAAATATTGCATTCGTTTGGTTATTTTTGGCATCTGCACAAGGAAATTCATTCAAATGTGATGGCAGCATTTGTATAAAaggaacatgtgtgtgtgtgtgtgtgtgtgtgtgtgtgtgtgtgtgtgtgtgtgtgtgtgtgtgtgtgtgtgtgtgtgtgtgtgtgtgtgtgtgtgtgtgtgtgtgtgtgtgtgtgtgcgtgtctgtctgTTTGGCTCATCAGAATACAGCAGTAACGGTTGCCTAACGTTGTGGAAACGAGGTCAGAGTCATGTCACCTGCTCCTGTGACCACCTCACGTACTTTGGCGTACTCTTGGTAGGAACGGCAATCACAGCAGAGTAGTTTTGAGGATGCACATATGGTAGAAAAGCACGTTTTTATCCATGTAGGGCtgcaattaacaattattttcattatcaatttatCTATCAATTACTGATTGATACTGATACTGAATTTACTGATAATTGTTTTGTCTACAagagtaattacaaaatacTATGGCTACAAAACATATCCTAAATGACTACTAAGTTAACTACTAAGTTACAATGTTATGAGTTTCAATATTTCAGGAATTACAGGAAATACTGTATTCCACTTGCATTGCTATCTATCAACATGTTGTTCTTGATGCTACCACTAGTTGACACTaaagtaaaagaaataaatacaagcCATACTgattgtaaataaatgtaccaTCACTCAAATGCCAAAATCAGCTGAATACTCTGGAATACTGAAGCAGAAGTATCAAAAGTAGAAGTAATCATTATGCATTGTAGTGATTCTACTATGGGATTATTATTACTAATCCACAGCATGTAAGAAGCAACTGAATGTAAAAGCTAATGGAGGTGGAGCCAAGTTGAACTATGTTATGTACTTTAAGGCAGCAtcattaaaattgtattttgaaAGCTTCTTGTAAATCATAATCAGAAAATGATGTAATAACTGTACTTTCCAGTAATTGTACAAGTGAACAACATTTCCTGACATGCAGTGCAGCAGTAGTATAATGTGTGATAATAGTAATGTGTATATCAAAAGAAGAATCGTATGTATTTCCTTCACAGGTTTCAGCTTCCCTCTCACCTACAGACCAGAAGGTCCTCACATACATCagtctgattggctgcagcatTTCTCTCTTCGCCCTCGTCATCACTTTTCTGCTCTTCATCTCAAAAAGGTTGTTTATTCTTCCCTGGTGGATGACACCAGGGGATTCTGACTTTCATTACAATATTATCTCATAcaatttcttctttcctttcttgttTCCTAATGTGCCCATGAAATCTGcctatcatttaaaaataacacagatcAATTGTCCTCTGTCCGACAGAAAAATCCGTGGAGATGTGTCTATGAAGGTCCACATCAACCTCGCCATTGCCCTGATCCTCCTTAACTTGCACTTCCTCCCTAGTGGATTAGTCGCAGCAACGTCCTCCCGCGGGGTTTGCCTCTACATGGCGCTTTTGCTTCACTACTCCCTGCTGGCCACCTTCAGCTGGATGGCTGTGGAGGGCTTCCACCTCTACCTTCTCATAGTCAGGGTCTTTAACATCTATGTACGGAAATATCTGCTCAAACTCAGCTTGGTGGGATGGGGTGAGTAAAGTCAAAGCATCATTTGAATAAAGCCAGTATGTATAGAAgggttgtttatttttgtatgttgtgCAACACTGTGTTCAAATATTCTCCCTAATTTATATGATTGGGATAAAAATGACCATAAAATAAATCCACCTctcagaaattaaataaaaactgaacatcatGAAAAAGGATTTATAGCAGGTCCATTATTATGCTGCATTAGTTTTGGTAAGTGAGCGCAAGCTTCAGTTGGTAAAGTTGTGATTAAACCCTTATATGAGAGGATCAGTTCTTCCCTTCATCCTTGTGTTGCAGGTGTTCCTGCAGTCATCGTGTCCCTGGTGGTCATCATAGACATAGACGCTTATGGCCGTGTTCTTCTCGACTCATCTGAACCCAACAGCACTGCAGTGTAAGAGAGAACCATGAAACAACAATCACAAGCACATTCAGACAATAAAAGGCTAATAATTAACTCTGTTTATAGTTAAGCATTTTGCATGTGCAGTATTAGTGTAATTTACAGAATTTACATTTgacttctcctctccctctgtttgTAGATGCTATATAGGCAATGACATTGTGAAGATGGTAACTACAGTAGGGATGTTCGGCTTGGTGTTTATCTTTAACCTGATCATGTTTGGGGTGGCAGTCAGACGTGTTGTCAGCCCCCACCATATCAAAGAGGTACAATCTGCACTCTTTGCACTCTGCTGCTCTTGTTTTGATGCACATACATGTCTCTGTTTGCTATTAAGATAACTTTTCATTTGCTGATTTTCATTCATTGAAATCATGGCTGTACTTGTCAGGTGGAATTTTAAGGCACTGTCCTGAAAAGCAGTTTTAGACTTTCTGATTGTCTATAACCTGCTAATGtgttgtattgcattgtatttGTCAAGTTTGGGCAGACAGACCGTGACAGAGCCAAGCGAGACATCATCACCCTACTGGGAGTCTCCACTTTACTTGGCATCACCTGGGGCTTGATCTTCTTCTCATTCGGCCACCTGACTACTCCTAGCCTCTATCTCTTCTGCATCATTAATTCACTGCAAGGTCTGTATAACCTCTGCTTCCTGGTGTTCAGCTCTGTTCTGTGGTGATGTTAGTGtgaacatgacaaaaaaagggTTACATGAGGCAAATCTGTGGAGTACAGTATATGCAGAAATGAGGGTAGTACCGGTGGGAAATTTATATTCATGTTACATTCAGGAACATTCAGGATGTGGCACAACTTGTGTAATTTCCATTACTACAACCAGCTGCAGAAAGTTACGACACATGTTTACACAACCTACCTTGGCTGAAAGAGAAACGGTAATGGTTTGTCTTTGCTGGGGATTTCCCAGTGTGATTAAGTCAAATTTATACAGTTGAGCATAGTTTGCTTCTAATGTACCAATGAATGACCAACGTCCCTGGACTGTTAACATTGACAGCTGAACATTAACAGTTAACAATAACAGCTGAAGATACTGATCTCTGTTGCTTCAACAGAAAGtggacctattatgcttttccttattttcagttatatatattttataatgatGTCAACATACTAACATAGCCAAAAATCGAATAATGAGGTAAAGGTATATGTAGATGTAATCCCTATGAATGTTTTTTcattacacagcagggcaaATTAAAATAAGTAGCTTagctgttggaggtgtgctgctcatctgcagctcttcatcaaacatcaccatcactgtggctgtttctgcttgtactattcctccctgcattcaTTCTAACTGATCAGCTGAACAAACAGCTCCAAATATCTTCATATATTGCTATGTCAACCAGTTTTAGCGCAGTTAACAAAGCTCCTCTAATTCAGTGAGGAAAACATgtaatttcctgtaaattcttccCAATAAGGTTTTTCTCTTATTTAGTCATCTAAAAGCTTTTATCATGATGCAGTAAAgaaggaaatgttgggttttcatCAGCGGTAACTTAACACTATTCTGATAAGGGTCTTTCAAAAAAAGGAGCgaaa
This genomic interval carries:
- the LOC133979747 gene encoding adhesion G-protein coupled receptor G1-like, with product MAVLYKPQGPFKGLEFYASETEVMSEKAVANSTLSVQLPSELDVGPNNPIVFCVLTWPEKQGHIWGSPGVVHGSKLVGLSVGTKNISGLQERVNITMNLTMGVNETEEPSCVFFNFTEEKYSSNGCLTLWKRGQSHVTCSCDHLTYFGVLLVSASLSPTDQKVLTYISLIGCSISLFALVITFLLFISKRKIRGDVSMKVHINLAIALILLNLHFLPSGLVAATSSRGVCLYMALLLHYSLLATFSWMAVEGFHLYLLIVRVFNIYVRKYLLKLSLVGWGVPAVIVSLVVIIDIDAYGRVLLDSSEPNSTAVCYIGNDIVKMVTTVGMFGLVFIFNLIMFGVAVRRVVSPHHIKEFGQTDRDRAKRDIITLLGVSTLLGITWGLIFFSFGHLTTPSLYLFCIINSLQGFFIFLWFVMSLRKIGKPSTTTSIETRSSNG